From a region of the Methanolinea sp. genome:
- a CDS encoding DUF126 domain-containing protein yields MLFRARGISRGTGSGELLVSPAPISFLSGVDPETGIVVEKGHPLEGRSIAGTVLAFEHGKGSTVGSYVLYALKRNGKAPAAIINTQADPIIAVGAIIGDIPLVDQPEVAIGRLKPGALVQVNGTEGTIEYEGSLLPEPAA; encoded by the coding sequence TTGCTATTCCGGGCACGGGGAATATCACGGGGTACTGGTAGTGGCGAGCTCCTGGTGAGCCCCGCTCCCATCTCTTTTCTTTCCGGGGTCGATCCAGAGACCGGCATCGTGGTCGAGAAAGGTCATCCCCTGGAGGGTCGGAGTATCGCGGGTACTGTGCTCGCTTTCGAGCACGGAAAGGGGTCGACTGTTGGCTCTTATGTCCTGTATGCGTTGAAGAGGAACGGGAAGGCTCCGGCAGCGATCATCAATACCCAGGCAGACCCCATCATCGCTGTCGGCGCCATCATCGGGGATATCCCTCTGGTGGACCAGCCCGAAGTAGCAATCGGCCGGTTAAAACCAGGTGCCCTTGTACAGGTAAATGGAACCGAAGGAACCATCGAATATGAAGGAAGCCTCCTCCCTGAACCAGCCGCATGA
- a CDS encoding TIGR00270 family protein, with amino-acid sequence MQCEMCGAKIQGQAKTVRIEGALLEVCAQCAKYGTEVQIPKKSEGRGKPVAVKPVPSPSPVRRHRDVLDLIEGEIVDDYGNRIRNARMERGWTQKDLAMELKEKELLIKKIEKGDLIPEDDVRIKLERTLNIRLIDTAEDTSDKKKGGRVVPTLGDVISIKKSHK; translated from the coding sequence ATGCAATGTGAAATGTGCGGCGCTAAGATCCAGGGGCAGGCAAAGACGGTCAGGATCGAAGGGGCCCTGCTCGAAGTCTGCGCCCAGTGTGCAAAGTACGGGACCGAAGTGCAGATACCGAAGAAATCTGAAGGAAGAGGAAAGCCGGTTGCCGTGAAACCCGTCCCTTCCCCGTCCCCGGTCCGCCGGCACCGCGATGTTCTTGACCTGATCGAGGGGGAGATTGTCGACGATTATGGTAATCGTATCCGGAATGCCAGGATGGAGCGGGGCTGGACCCAGAAAGACCTGGCCATGGAGCTCAAGGAAAAGGAACTCCTCATCAAGAAGATCGAAAAAGGAGACCTGATACCGGAAGATGATGTCCGGATCAAGCTCGAACGGACGCTTAACATCCGTCTTATCGATACCGCTGAAGATACTTCGGATAAAAAGAAGGGGGGGAGGGTAGTTCCAACCCTCGGAGATGTCATCTCCATAAAAAAAAGCCATAAATAA
- a CDS encoding ABC transporter permease codes for MRKVSIWEVLFVPLFFLLIVYPVLAIIGNVTIEGMIKTFDDPIFWDSVKNTLVTAFFAALLGVMMALGFGYFYIFHPGTIVYKIADFMNDLPIALPHTVAGLALLLAFGRNMFGFIGPTGLAFTLVAVVLAMFFVSYPLAARTIASAAEEIDKEQINVARTLGDNPQKAYRRVVIPMLGEAIFSGFVLSFSRSISEFAAVIMFGGNVPGMTQVLASYVFTKVEEGEVSMAVTASAFCILLSLMLVVTLRMREKLHARSAESA; via the coding sequence ATGCGTAAGGTGAGTATCTGGGAGGTCCTCTTTGTCCCCCTTTTTTTCCTGCTTATTGTCTACCCGGTCCTGGCCATCATCGGGAACGTGACAATCGAGGGGATGATAAAGACCTTTGATGACCCCATCTTCTGGGACTCGGTCAAGAACACGCTCGTAACAGCCTTCTTTGCCGCTCTGCTCGGAGTGATGATGGCGCTTGGGTTCGGCTACTTCTACATCTTTCACCCAGGGACGATCGTCTACAAAATCGCCGATTTCATGAACGATCTTCCCATTGCCCTCCCCCATACCGTAGCCGGTCTCGCGTTGCTGCTCGCATTCGGAAGAAACATGTTCGGGTTCATCGGACCGACCGGTCTCGCGTTCACCCTCGTCGCCGTTGTACTTGCCATGTTCTTTGTCTCATACCCCCTGGCAGCCCGGACCATCGCTTCCGCTGCCGAAGAGATTGACAAGGAACAGATCAACGTGGCCCGGACCCTCGGCGACAATCCGCAGAAGGCATATCGGCGGGTCGTAATTCCCATGCTTGGGGAAGCGATCTTTTCGGGATTTGTACTGAGTTTTTCCCGATCCATATCGGAATTCGCCGCAGTCATCATGTTCGGAGGTAATGTGCCGGGGATGACCCAGGTGCTTGCCAGTTACGTATTTACCAAGGTCGAGGAAGGTGAGGTAAGCATGGCAGTGACTGCCAGTGCGTTCTGTATCCTGCTTTCCCTGATGCTGGTGGTAACCCTTCGTATGCGGGAGAAGTTGCATGCTCGAAGCGCAGAATCTGCATAA
- a CDS encoding proteasome-activating nucleotidase produces MAESARQPQEPQNPEELCRYLLDRVTNMETRNLELREQLRQVESDKRYIETQKIRYEREVRKLKSEIEQLRSPPLVIGTVTDVVDANRVIVRSSAGPRFLVRSSMCIDPENLKPGVRCTLNQQSLAVIDILPESYDAAVYGMEVVETPEESYDDIGGLDRQILEIREAVELPLKKPEVFDRIGIEPPKGVLLHGPPGTGKTLLAKAVAHETNAYFLRVVGSELVQKYIGEGARLVRELFDLAKKKSPTIIFIDEIDAIGASRTEATTSGDREVQRTLMQLLAGMDGFEQRGDVKIIGATNRIDILDRALLRPGRFDRIIEIPLPDVEGRLAILNVHTRKMRLDDEVDLREIAFLTEEKNGADLRAICMEAGMFAIRRDHDAVSRSDFLNAIEKIGLDFDRKRLTSSFGAMFA; encoded by the coding sequence ATGGCAGAAAGCGCCCGGCAGCCGCAGGAGCCCCAGAATCCTGAGGAATTATGCCGATACCTTCTCGACCGCGTAACCAACATGGAGACCCGGAACCTGGAACTCCGTGAACAGCTCCGCCAGGTCGAGTCGGACAAGCGGTACATCGAGACCCAGAAGATCCGCTATGAACGGGAGGTGCGCAAGCTCAAGAGCGAGATTGAGCAGCTCCGGAGCCCTCCCCTGGTCATCGGCACGGTCACGGATGTAGTCGATGCCAACCGGGTCATCGTCAGGAGCAGCGCCGGGCCGCGGTTCCTTGTCCGGAGCTCCATGTGCATCGACCCTGAAAACCTCAAGCCAGGGGTCAGGTGCACGCTCAACCAGCAGTCCCTGGCGGTCATCGATATCCTGCCCGAGAGTTACGATGCTGCGGTTTACGGTATGGAAGTGGTCGAGACCCCTGAGGAAAGTTATGATGATATCGGAGGCCTTGACCGCCAGATCCTCGAGATCCGTGAGGCTGTCGAGCTCCCGCTCAAGAAACCCGAAGTTTTTGACCGTATCGGGATAGAACCGCCCAAGGGAGTCCTCCTCCATGGACCGCCCGGGACCGGAAAGACCCTGCTCGCCAAGGCGGTCGCCCACGAGACCAATGCCTATTTCCTCCGGGTGGTGGGCTCAGAGCTGGTCCAGAAGTATATCGGGGAGGGTGCCCGGCTGGTGCGGGAGCTCTTCGACCTGGCAAAGAAGAAGTCACCGACTATCATCTTCATCGACGAGATCGATGCCATCGGCGCTTCGCGGACCGAGGCCACCACTTCCGGTGACCGGGAAGTGCAGCGGACACTGATGCAGCTACTCGCCGGCATGGACGGTTTCGAGCAGAGGGGGGATGTCAAGATCATCGGAGCGACGAACCGCATCGACATCCTTGACCGGGCGCTCCTCCGACCGGGCAGGTTCGACCGTATTATCGAGATTCCGCTGCCGGATGTCGAGGGTCGGCTTGCCATCCTGAATGTGCACACCCGGAAGATGCGGCTTGACGATGAGGTCGACCTCCGCGAGATCGCATTCCTCACGGAGGAAAAGAATGGCGCTGATCTCCGGGCCATATGCATGGAGGCGGGCATGTTTGCCATCCGTAGGGATCATGATGCTGTCTCGAGGAGCGATTTCTTAAATGCAATCGAGAAGATCGGGCTCGACTTCGATCGCAAGAGATTAACCAGCAGCTTTGGTGCAATGTTTGCGTGA
- a CDS encoding class I fructose-bisphosphate aldolase family protein, which produces MIGKEIRIERIIDRNTGRTVIVPMDHGFTLGQIEGLLDMTQVISDVSEGGANAIVLHKGIVKRGHRRKGRDIGLIIHLSGSTSLNPDPNDKVLVCTVEEAVALGADAVSIHINLGAPNESKMLEDAAGVVRDCKRWGMPLLVMIYPRGKGIDPFSPQAVGHCVRVAEELGADMIKTNYTGDPVSFGKIVRACSVPVFIAGGEKAGDLETLKAIHDSVNAGGAGVCVGRNAFQRENTTAFVRALCYVVHDGWDPGRALSEQP; this is translated from the coding sequence ATGATCGGAAAAGAGATCCGGATAGAGCGAATTATCGATCGGAATACCGGAAGGACTGTCATCGTGCCCATGGATCACGGGTTTACCCTAGGCCAGATTGAAGGGCTTCTGGACATGACCCAGGTGATTTCGGATGTCAGTGAAGGGGGTGCGAACGCGATCGTGCTTCACAAGGGAATCGTAAAGCGGGGACACCGGAGAAAAGGCAGGGATATCGGCCTGATTATCCACCTCTCGGGGAGCACTTCGCTCAACCCAGACCCGAACGATAAAGTACTGGTCTGCACGGTGGAAGAGGCGGTGGCGCTGGGTGCGGATGCGGTCTCCATCCATATCAACCTCGGTGCGCCGAACGAATCAAAGATGCTGGAGGACGCGGCAGGGGTGGTCAGGGACTGCAAACGGTGGGGCATGCCCCTGCTGGTGATGATTTATCCCAGGGGTAAGGGGATCGACCCATTCTCTCCCCAGGCCGTTGGCCACTGTGTGCGGGTCGCCGAAGAACTCGGTGCCGATATGATCAAGACCAATTACACCGGGGATCCTGTCAGCTTTGGAAAGATAGTCAGGGCCTGTTCGGTCCCGGTTTTCATCGCCGGTGGGGAGAAGGCAGGAGATCTTGAGACTCTGAAAGCGATTCACGATTCCGTGAATGCCGGTGGAGCTGGGGTCTGTGTAGGAAGAAACGCCTTCCAGCGGGAGAATACAACGGCATTTGTCAGAGCACTCTGCTACGTTGTCCATGACGGGTGGGACCCCGGGCGTGCGCTCTCGGAGCAGCCATGA
- the modA gene encoding molybdate ABC transporter substrate-binding protein: MEKSYKFVGIMGLFLIVGFLLLSAGCTEDKEAPLNVYVAAGLKKPMDVVIAKYTNATGITVIPNYGPSGGLYTQISQGQPCDLYYSADYNLIEKLEAEGKVSEAEKFMNEFVVLTVSKTGREKGITTASNLTGKNIVVAVADPSAPVGVYSENVLKNLGLWDQLNALGNIKTRPGTVNQVALMVQSDEIDAGFTYSSTAVLYNLDTVEKYSYDLSEEIVFGDAVIKGGNEAGAKAFRDFVRQNSDEFTQYGWELYA; the protein is encoded by the coding sequence ATGGAAAAATCTTACAAGTTTGTGGGAATAATGGGATTGTTTTTAATTGTAGGGTTCCTGCTCCTTTCTGCAGGATGCACCGAAGATAAAGAGGCGCCGCTGAATGTATATGTTGCAGCGGGCCTCAAGAAACCGATGGACGTGGTGATTGCGAAGTATACCAATGCCACCGGCATCACAGTCATCCCCAACTATGGACCATCTGGCGGACTCTACACCCAGATCAGCCAGGGACAACCCTGTGACCTGTACTATTCTGCGGATTATAACCTTATCGAGAAACTTGAAGCGGAGGGCAAAGTATCCGAGGCAGAGAAGTTCATGAATGAGTTTGTCGTGTTGACCGTTTCAAAGACCGGCAGGGAGAAAGGGATCACGACAGCATCCAACCTCACCGGTAAAAACATCGTTGTTGCGGTTGCCGATCCAAGTGCTCCGGTCGGGGTCTATTCCGAGAACGTATTGAAGAACCTCGGGCTTTGGGACCAGCTGAACGCCCTGGGCAACATCAAGACCCGGCCGGGCACCGTGAATCAGGTGGCCCTGATGGTGCAGAGTGACGAGATAGATGCCGGGTTCACCTACAGCAGTACGGCTGTACTCTACAATCTCGATACGGTTGAGAAATACAGCTACGACCTGTCGGAAGAGATCGTCTTTGGCGATGCGGTAATCAAGGGAGGAAACGAGGCAGGTGCAAAGGCCTTCAGGGACTTTGTCCGGCAGAACAGCGATGAGTTCACCCAGTACGGCTGGGAACTGTATGCGTAA
- a CDS encoding class I fructose-bisphosphate aldolase family protein: MRGKEIRLERIIDRNTRKTIIVPMDHGVTNGPIAGLIDLGDAVDRVAEGGANAVLGHVGLALHGHRKSGRDVGLILHLSASTAIGPDPNEKVLINSVQNALKMGADAVSVHINIGADSEARMLADLGGVAIACMEWGMPLLAMMYPRGRKIEDEHSSDHVALAARVAAELGADMVKTVYTGDPDSFRLVTRGCPVPVVVAGGSKTDDRSTLDLIEGAMIGGATGISIGRNAFQHPNPARFIRAAALIVHEGQSAEEAWKLLK, encoded by the coding sequence ATGAGAGGAAAAGAAATTCGTCTGGAACGTATCATCGATCGAAACACCCGGAAGACCATCATCGTTCCCATGGATCACGGGGTCACGAACGGCCCGATTGCAGGACTTATCGACCTCGGTGATGCTGTCGACCGTGTAGCAGAAGGAGGAGCGAATGCGGTGCTCGGCCATGTTGGGCTAGCCCTGCACGGGCACCGGAAGAGCGGGAGGGATGTGGGGCTGATCCTGCACCTTTCGGCAAGTACCGCCATCGGGCCGGACCCGAACGAAAAAGTGCTGATCAACTCGGTTCAAAACGCACTCAAGATGGGCGCTGACGCAGTTTCGGTACATATCAACATCGGTGCCGATTCAGAGGCCAGAATGCTTGCTGATCTCGGGGGTGTGGCAATCGCGTGTATGGAGTGGGGCATGCCTCTCCTGGCCATGATGTATCCCCGGGGGAGGAAGATTGAGGATGAACATAGCTCTGATCATGTTGCCCTGGCAGCCCGGGTTGCCGCAGAGCTTGGTGCAGACATGGTCAAGACTGTATACACGGGAGACCCTGATAGTTTCCGGCTCGTCACCAGGGGCTGTCCGGTCCCGGTGGTCGTGGCTGGCGGGTCGAAGACCGATGACCGCTCAACGTTGGACCTGATTGAAGGGGCTATGATTGGGGGGGCCACTGGCATCTCCATCGGAAGAAATGCGTTCCAGCACCCGAACCCTGCCAGGTTTATCAGGGCGGCAGCGCTCATCGTGCATGAAGGGCAGAGCGCAGAGGAAGCCTGGAAGCTATTGAAGTGA
- a CDS encoding proteasome-activating nucleotidase produces the protein MEESILNTGGDSELASKLKLQDLESQILDLKVRNEELGREVAQLRRENNQLKRMPLFVAVVVDILGTGEVYLRQQGNNQEYITHVNDDLLQQLKPGTKVAVNNALSIVRIVGNIFDSRVRVMELDESPAVTFEHIGGLEKEIEEVREAVEYPLTKPHIYERVGVEPPKGILLYGPPGTGKTLIAKAVAHEARATFIRMSGSELVHKYIGEGAQLVRELFALAREKSPSIVFIDEIDAVGSTRTNDGTSGSAEVQRTLMQLLAEMDGFDTRGDVRIMAATNRVDMLDPALLRPGRFDRAIEIPLPDSAARKAILEIHSRKMRLEGVDLDRIVEMTEDTTGAELQAVCREAGMMAVRREATGVSQDDFEKAVRKVKAEVILDLRMYT, from the coding sequence ATGGAAGAATCCATCCTCAATACAGGAGGTGACTCCGAGCTTGCCTCCAAGCTGAAACTTCAGGATCTCGAGTCTCAGATCCTCGACCTCAAGGTCAGGAACGAGGAGCTGGGAAGAGAGGTCGCCCAACTCCGGCGGGAGAATAATCAGCTGAAGAGGATGCCACTCTTCGTTGCCGTTGTTGTCGATATCCTCGGCACGGGTGAAGTCTATCTCCGGCAGCAGGGCAATAACCAGGAATACATCACCCACGTGAACGACGATCTCCTCCAGCAGCTCAAGCCCGGGACCAAGGTTGCCGTCAACAACGCCCTCTCCATCGTGAGAATCGTGGGCAACATTTTCGATTCACGGGTCAGGGTAATGGAGCTCGATGAGTCTCCAGCGGTGACCTTCGAGCATATTGGCGGACTGGAGAAAGAGATCGAAGAAGTCCGGGAAGCGGTTGAGTATCCTCTCACCAAGCCGCATATCTATGAGCGGGTGGGAGTTGAGCCTCCAAAGGGGATCCTCCTCTACGGTCCGCCAGGGACCGGGAAGACCCTGATTGCAAAAGCCGTTGCGCACGAAGCCAGGGCAACCTTCATACGGATGTCCGGGAGCGAACTGGTGCACAAATACATCGGTGAAGGAGCCCAGCTGGTGCGGGAGCTTTTCGCGCTTGCCAGGGAGAAGTCCCCATCCATCGTATTCATAGATGAGATCGATGCGGTGGGATCCACCAGGACCAATGACGGGACGTCTGGCAGCGCTGAGGTCCAGCGGACCCTGATGCAGCTCCTCGCTGAGATGGATGGTTTTGACACACGGGGGGATGTAAGGATCATGGCAGCCACCAACCGTGTTGACATGCTCGATCCCGCCCTGCTGCGCCCTGGCAGGTTCGACCGTGCGATCGAAATCCCCCTGCCGGATTCTGCAGCCCGGAAGGCAATCCTGGAGATCCATTCCCGGAAGATGCGACTCGAAGGCGTTGACCTTGACAGGATCGTAGAGATGACCGAGGACACCACGGGAGCCGAGCTTCAGGCAGTCTGCCGTGAGGCTGGTATGATGGCGGTCCGGAGAGAGGCAACCGGCGTCTCGCAGGATGATTTCGAGAAAGCGGTCCGGAAGGTCAAGGCCGAGGTCATCCTGGATCTCCGGATGTATACCTGA
- a CDS encoding 3-dehydroquinate synthase II → MKEFWVDVHPWRKELATAAIESGADVIVTETAAKVKALGRMTVLSDDGDLRWGIDVGEVVITGTEGMEEAEAMARKGFVVVETSNWRIIPLENLVASSDRIIAVVRSEEEAELALTVLEKGVRGILLKDPTPALIRKIGTRIRAGVGKTDLVPFTITDVRPVGMGDRVCVDTCSMMKEGEGILVGNTSSAFLLVQAETLENPYVSPRPFRVNAGAVHAYTLVPGEKTAYLSDLSAGDHVLLVDHAGMLRDAGVGRVKIEQRPLLLVEAEADGVKASLVLQNAETVRLVGEDGIPISVVALAPGDRVLGRTLQAGRHFGIAVKESIIEK, encoded by the coding sequence ATGAAAGAATTCTGGGTCGACGTGCACCCCTGGCGAAAAGAGCTTGCGACCGCGGCAATCGAAAGCGGTGCGGATGTAATCGTGACCGAAACAGCCGCAAAGGTAAAAGCGCTCGGCAGGATGACGGTGCTTTCGGATGATGGGGATCTCAGGTGGGGAATTGATGTCGGGGAGGTCGTCATAACGGGCACGGAAGGAATGGAGGAAGCGGAGGCCATGGCCAGAAAAGGGTTCGTGGTGGTGGAGACCAGTAACTGGCGGATCATACCGCTTGAGAACCTTGTCGCCTCATCTGACAGGATCATTGCCGTGGTAAGGTCTGAAGAAGAGGCCGAACTCGCGCTGACCGTGCTTGAGAAAGGCGTGCGGGGAATCCTCCTGAAAGATCCAACTCCTGCCCTCATCCGGAAGATCGGAACACGGATCAGGGCCGGTGTCGGGAAAACCGACCTGGTCCCCTTCACGATCACCGATGTCCGCCCGGTCGGGATGGGTGACCGCGTCTGCGTTGATACCTGTTCCATGATGAAAGAAGGAGAAGGGATCCTCGTGGGAAATACCTCTTCGGCGTTCCTGCTCGTCCAGGCCGAAACCCTTGAGAACCCCTATGTGAGCCCCCGCCCTTTCAGGGTTAATGCCGGCGCGGTGCACGCCTACACCCTCGTTCCCGGTGAGAAGACCGCCTATCTCTCGGATTTATCGGCCGGGGATCATGTCCTGCTCGTCGATCATGCCGGGATGCTCCGCGATGCGGGGGTGGGCCGGGTGAAGATCGAGCAGAGGCCGCTCCTCCTGGTCGAGGCCGAGGCTGACGGTGTGAAAGCGAGCCTGGTGCTCCAGAATGCAGAGACAGTCCGACTGGTTGGCGAAGATGGAATCCCCATCTCGGTTGTTGCGCTCGCACCAGGAGACCGGGTGCTCGGCAGGACGCTCCAGGCCGGGCGTCATTTCGGTATTGCCGTGAAAGAGTCGATTATCGAGAAGTGA
- a CDS encoding ABC transporter ATP-binding protein, whose translation MLEAQNLHKSFSTHHVLKGISITVHPGEIQVLIGLNGCGKTTLQRVLTGILEPDQGTVMIGGQDITHLSPEDRNVGYVPQHTALFRHLTVRENILYPLQNGRGSEETFHQVVKLLSLEPYLDWKPHKLSGGYRARVALARALVSAPRVMLLDEPITEVDRAKKEFILPLFREVLLQLNVPVLYITHDPWEAAQIGTSFSVMKDGIVHRIDSPEEAFALIREQARRNGE comes from the coding sequence ATGCTCGAAGCGCAGAATCTGCATAAATCGTTCTCAACGCACCATGTGCTGAAAGGAATATCAATCACCGTTCATCCCGGCGAGATCCAGGTCCTGATCGGGCTGAACGGATGCGGCAAGACAACGCTGCAGCGGGTACTCACCGGCATCCTGGAGCCGGACCAGGGAACGGTCATGATCGGGGGGCAGGATATCACGCACCTTTCTCCTGAAGACCGCAATGTCGGATACGTACCCCAGCACACGGCGCTGTTCAGGCATCTCACGGTAAGGGAAAACATCCTGTATCCCCTGCAAAACGGCAGGGGATCTGAGGAGACCTTCCACCAGGTCGTAAAGTTACTCTCTCTTGAACCCTACCTGGACTGGAAACCCCACAAGCTATCAGGAGGCTACCGCGCACGGGTAGCCCTTGCAAGGGCGCTGGTATCAGCGCCGCGGGTTATGCTCCTCGATGAGCCTATCACCGAGGTAGATCGGGCAAAGAAAGAGTTTATCCTGCCGCTTTTCCGGGAGGTACTCCTGCAGTTGAACGTCCCGGTCCTGTACATCACCCATGACCCGTGGGAGGCAGCCCAGATTGGAACCTCTTTCTCGGTCATGAAAGATGGGATCGTCCATCGAATCGATTCACCCGAAGAGGCGTTTGCGCTGATCCGGGAACAGGCACGGAGAAATGGGGAATAA